One window of Medicago truncatula cultivar Jemalong A17 chromosome 2, MtrunA17r5.0-ANR, whole genome shotgun sequence genomic DNA carries:
- the LOC112418993 gene encoding protein POLLENLESS 3, which produces MSFRHLCPSHSQESLDNILVELYKRSGRVDEEIGMLHQTLKQIEDGMTYVGRTTKHARSQGKKIQISAEQEISRILGNMAWAYLQKGDYKTAEEHYRKALSFEVDRNKQCNLAICLMQMKKITEARILLQAVTTVTKNRKMDDSFVKSYERATQMLQEMESTGKGDNEFNETQEIFREEYIITILHTEFGELCWKEH; this is translated from the exons ATGTCTTTCCGTCACCTCTGCCCTTCTCATTCTCAGGAATCTCTTGACAACATCTTGGTTGAACTCTATAAG AGGTCAGGAAGGGTTGATGAAGAGATAGGCATGCTTCATCAAACGTTGAAGCAAATTGAAGATGGTATGACATATGTTGGAAGGACAACAAAACATGCAAGATCTCAAGGGAAGAAAATTCAAATCAGTGCTGAACAAGAGATATCAAGGATACTCGGGAACATGGCTTGGGCTTACTTGCAAAAAGGCGACTATAAAACTGCTGAAGAACATTATAG AAAAGCACTGTCCTTTGAGGTTGATAGGAACAAACAGTGCAATTTGGCAATATGTTTGATGCAAATGAAAAAGATTACAGAAGCAAGAATTCTACTTCAGGCAGTAACCACGGTGACAAAAAACAGAAAGATGGACGATTCTTTCGTCAAGTCTTATGAACGCGCTACACAAATGCTGCAAGAGATGGAGTCAACAGGAAAAGGCGATAATGAATTTAATGAAACTCAAGAGATTTTCAGGGAGGAATATATCATCACAATACTCCACACAGAATTTGGAGAACTCTGCTGGAAAGAACACTGA
- the LOC11417441 gene encoding uncharacterized protein, which produces MTFERNSPARCYMTPPSSSSSWKSRPVRSPTVPFSERKKSPAASVSKDDLFHVIHKVPSGDSPYVKAKQVQLVDKDPGKAISLFWAAINAGDRVESALKDMALVMKQLNRSDEAIEAIKSFRHLCPSDSQESLDNILVELYKRSGRVDEEIGMLHQKLKQIEDGMTYVGRTTKHARSQGKKIQISAEQEISRILGNLAWAYLQKGDYKTAEEHYRKALSFEVDRNKQCNLAICLMQMNKVTEARFLLQAVTAATKNRKMDDSFVKSYERATQMLQEMESTAPSVDSVKDKGDNKFNETERFSGRNMSSPYSTPNLESSNGKTTGTVKSRTENNRSLTSDAKDSHHSHARRRLYESLDPAKSDPKVPPYTKPKRPSWGFNSHSDSKPSFVSYPNEKAPYIIKPNSTQNGFSPRTATNWRTRTPEGDAAIVKYGPTTTVKQGNKTTVFSSGSIYPLNTEAAMKFTKNDNNNKFTVTNEFAASVDTKDQNQDKKLAKKSWADMVEEEQQSEEYELFYKGYTNFDAQVFQNENENSNIVYQPPSRRSHYETESLNQNLEFMNLKDGYNAAPVNDTWLRNPTVRRSLFTNAEMTNERDVFSGEEKRTRRARLQVFQDITSSS; this is translated from the exons ATGACGTTTGAAAGAAACTCTCCGGCAAGGTGCTACATGACTCCGCCATCATCGTCGTCCTCGTGGAAATCAAGACCTGTACGTTCTCCTACTGTGCCATTTTCTGAGAGAAAGAAATCACCAGCAGCTTCTGTGAGTAAAGATGATCTTTTTCATGTTATTCATAAGGTTCCTTCTGGGGATTCTCCTTATGTTAAAGCCAAACAGGTTCAG TTAGTGGATAAAGATCCAGGTAAAGCAATTTCCCTTTTCTGGGCTGCTATTAATGCTGGCGATCGCGTTGAGAGTGCCTTGAAGGATATGGCTTTAGTTATGAAGCAACTGAACCGGTCTGATGAGGCAATCGAAGCGATCAAGTCTTTCCGTCATCTCTGCCCTTCTGATTCTCAGGAATCTCTTGACAACATCTTGGTTGAACTCTATAAG AGGTCAGGAAGGGTTGATGAAGAGATAGGCATGCTTCATCAAAAGTTGAAGCAAATTGAAGATGGTATGACATATGTTGGAAGGACAACAAAACATGCAAGATCTCAAGGGAAGAAAATTCAAATCAGTGCTGAACAAGAGATATCAAGGATACTCGGGAACTTGGCCTGGGCTTACTTGCAAAAAGGCGACTATAAAACTGCTGAAGAACATTATAG AAAAGCACTGTCCTTTGAGGTTGATAGGAACAAACAGTGCAATTTGGCAATATGTTTGATGCAGATGAACAAGGTTACAGAAGCAAGATTTCTACTTCAGGCAGTAACAGCGGCGACAAAAAACAGAAAGATGGACGATTCTTTCGTCAAGTCTTATGAACGCGCTACACAAATGCTGCAAGAGATGGAGTCAACAGCACCATCAGTGGATTCGGTCAAAGATAAAGGTgataataaatttaatgaaaCTGAGAGATTTTCAGGGAGGAATATGTCATCGCCATACTCCACACCGAATTTGGAGAGCTCAAATGGAAAGACCACTGGTACGGTTAAAAGTAGGACAGAAAATAATCGGTCTTTGACATCTGATGCCAAAGACTCTCATCATTCTCATGCTAGGAGAAGATTATATGAGTCTCTTGATCCTGCAAAATCCGATCCGAAGGTTCCTCCTTACACAAAACCAAAAAGACCTTCATGGGGTTTCAACAGTCATTCAGATTCTAAACCTTCGTTTGTGAGTTATCCTAATGAGAAGGCTCCTTACATTATTAAGCCAAACTCAACACAGAATGGGTTTTCTCCTCGCACCGCCACAAATTGGAGAACAAGGACACCGGAAGGTGATGCTGCAATAGTAAAATATGGACCTACAACAACAGTAAAGCAAGGAAACAAAACAACAGTTTTCAGTTCTGGTTCGATATATCCTTTGAACACAGAAGCAGCTATGAAATTCACAAAgaatgacaacaacaacaaattcacAGTAACCAATGAATTTGCAGCTTCTGTTGATACAAAAGACCAAAATCAAG ACAAAAAACTGGCGAAGAAGAGTTGGGCGGATATGGTAGAAGAAGAACAACAATCTGAAGAGTATGAGTTATTCTATAAAGGTTATACAAATTTTGATGCTCAAgtgtttcaaaatgaaaatgaaaactcAAACATAGTCTATCAACCTCCTTCTCGTCGGTCACATTACGAAACTGAAAGTTTAAACCAGAATCTTGAATTTATGAACTTGAAAGATGGCTATAATGCTGCACCTGTGAATGATACTTGGTTGAGGAATCCAACTGTAAGGCGTTCGTTGTTTACCAATGCGGAAATGACAAATGAAAGGGATGTATTCTCTGGAGAGGAGAAGCGAACAAGGAGAGCCAGGTTGCAGGTTTTTCAGGATATTACCTCCTCATCCTGA
- the LOC11412251 gene encoding histidinol dehydrogenase, chloroplastic, producing the protein MKSALTTCNINWKCYQNHHRTSFSVTNTINYRTRCSISMANPIKTYHLSNLTQTELLSLKSRPRIDFSSVFDIVNPIVDDVHAHGDAAVKQYTSKFDKVDLENIVELVSDLPDPVLDPAIKEAFDVAYSNIYAFHAAQKSPEKSVENMKGVQCKRVARSINSVGLYVPGGTAVLPSTALMLAVPAQIAGCKTIVLANPPTRDGTTCKEVLYCAKKAGVTHLLKAGGAQAISAMAWGTETCPKVEKIFGPGNQYVTAAKMILQNSEAMVSIDMPAGPSEVLVIADKHAIPSHVAADLLSQAEHGPDSQVVLVIAGDGVDQNAIQEEVSKQCQSLPRGEFAAKALSHSFIVHARDMLEAITFSNMYAPEHLIINVKDAEKWESFIENAGSVFLGSWTPESVGDYASGTNHVLPTYGYARMYSGVSLDSFLKYITVQSLTEEGLRKLGPYVETMAEVEGLEAHKRAVTLRLQDIEARQVSR; encoded by the exons ATGAAGTCTGCGCTTACGACTTGTAACATTAACTGGAAGTGTTACCAAAACCACCACAGAACCTCTTTCTCTGTTACCAATACCATCAATTACCGAACACGCTGTTCCATTTCCATGGCAAATCCAATCAAAACCTACCATTTATCCAACCTCACTCAAACCGAACTTCTCTCCCTCAAATCTCGTCCACGCATCGATTTCTCTTCTGTTTTCGACATT GTCAACCCCATTGTTGATGATGTTCATGCTCATGGAGATGCTGCTGTTAAACA atatacTTCAAAATTTGATAAAGTTGATCTTGAGAATATTGTTGAGCTCGTTTCTGACTTACCTGACCCTGTG CTTGATCCAGCGATTAAGGAAGCTTTTGATGTCGCTTACAGCAATATTTATGCATTTCATGCTGCTCAGAAGTCACCTGAGAAAAGTGTTGAGAACATGAAA GGAGTCCAATGCAAGAGAGTTGCAAGAAGTATTAATTCCGTGGGTCTTTATGTTCCAGGGGGAACTGCTGTATTGCCTTCAACGGCTTTGATGCTTGCAGTT CCTGCACAAATTGCCGGATGTAAAACTATTGTTCTTGCAAATCCTCCCACTCGGGATGGCACAACATGCAAG GAGGTACTGTATTGTGCGAAGAAGGCTGGGGTGACTCACCTACTCAAAGCTGGAGGAGCACAG GCCATATCTGCTATGGCTTGGGGAACAGAAACTTGTCCCAAG GTTGAGAAGATTTTCGGCCCTGGAAATCAATATGTCACAGCTGCAAAAATGATACTTCAA AATAGTGAAGCCATGGTTTCAATTGACATGCCGGCTGGTCCATCTGAAGTTTTAGTCATTGCGGACAAGCATGCAATTCCATCTCACGTAGCTGCTGATTTGCTTTCCCAG GCTGAGCATGGCCCTGATAGTCAAGTTGTTCTTGTGATTGCTGGAGACGGTGTGGATCAGAATGCAATTCAGGAGGAGGTCAGCAAGCAGTGTCAGAGTCTTCCAAGAGGTGAATTTGCCGCAAAAGCACTGAGCCACAGTTTTATCGTGCATGCACGTGATATGCTTGAG GCTATCACTTTCTCAAACATGTATGCACCTGAGCATTTAATCATCAACGTAAAAGATGCAGAGAAGTGGGAGAGTTTTATTGAGAATGCAG GTTCTGTGTTTTTAGGGTCGTGGACACCGGAGAGTGTCGGTGATTATGCAAGTGGGACAAACCATGTCCTTCCTACTTATGGATATGCAAGAATGTATAGTGGCGTGTCATTGGACTCTTTCCTCAAGTACATAACTGTACAGTCTCTCACAGAGGAAGGTCTAAGAAAACTTGGACCATATGTAGAAACCATGGCTGAAGTTGAAGGACTTGAAGCGCACAAGCGAGCCGTTACCTTGAGACTTCAGGACATAGAAGCCAGACAGGTTTCAAGATGA